The sequence ACCGCTAACGTGGCACTACAGGATCAGATTTACAGCAAGGATCTGCCGCTGCTGAAGAAAATTATTCCCGATCTTAAATTCACCGGTGCTTTTGGCCGTGGGCGTTATGTGTGTCCGCGTAATCTGGCGGCAATGTGCACCGATGTTTCCGGGCAGGGGGATCTCTCGCTGTTTCTCGGTGATGAACTGGCCCCCGCCAATGGTGAAGAGCAAGCTACCTGTCTGGCGCTCACTAAATCACTGAATAGCCATCTCTGGGACGGGCTGCGCGACCATCATCAGTTGTCACTCAGTGACAGCTTGTGGGCCAAATTGAGCACTGATAAAGCCAACTGCCTGGGGCGTAATTGTCACTATTTTCGTGAATGCCCGTTTTTTATTGCCCGCAAAGAGATAGAGAGCGCTGATGTGGTGGTCGCCAACCATGCATTGGTGATGGCGGCGCTGGAAACGGAATCGGTGTTGCCTAGTCCCAAAGAGCTGCTATTGGTGTTGGATGAAGGCCACCATTTGCCGGATGTGGCGCGGGATGCCCTTGAAATTGAAGGTGAAATTACCGCCGTTTTTGCCAATATGCAGTTGGATATGATTGTGCGACTGGTGGATCAATGTATGGTGCAGTATCGGCCAAAAAGCCCCCCCAGTTTATCGAATCCGGAGCGCCTAAAAGATCATTGTGAGCAGTTGCGCGAGCTGATGTTGAGTGTCGAACAGCAGGTAAATCAACTGCTACCCGCCGATGGCAGCCCGGCGGTGTACCGTTTTGAGATGGGCGAGCTACCGGGCAGTTTGACGGAGGATTGCGCCAAATTATTTAAGCTGACAGATGCCTTACGCGGTTTGGCCGAGTTTGTGCTCAATGATTTGAGCGAACAGACCGGTAAGCACGACATTGTCCGTTTGCATCGGGCGATTATTCAAATGAGCCGAACGTTGGGCTATCTGGAGGCCATGAGCAAGCTTTGGCGGCTGGCGGCGATGGCCAAAGCCTCGAATGCGCCTATTTCCAAATGGATCACCCGCGATTATCGCGAAAACCAAACGCACCTCTATTTTCACTGCGTGGGGATACGGGTCAGCGATCAACTCGATAAAATGCTGTGGCGTAAAGTGCCTCATGTGATTGTGACCTCCGCGACCTTGCGCTCGCTAAATAGCTTTGCACGGTTGCAAGAGCTGAGTGGCTTGAGCGAAAAGGCTGGAGATCGCTTTGCCGCGCTGTCATCGCCGTTTAACCATATTGAGCAAGGGAAGCTGATTATTCCCAAAATGCGCTTTGAGCCGACCATGGCCCATGAGGCTGAACATTTAGCTGAAATGGCGCACTTTTTCCGCGCCCAGCAGGCCAGTGGGCGGCATAAGGGGATGCTGATTCTGTTCAGTAGCCACCGGGCAATGCAAACTTTCCTCAGCCATGTGACGGATTTACGTCTGATGCTGCTGGTACAGGGCGATCAACCGCGCTATCGGCTGGTCGAGGAGCACCGTAAACGGGTCAATAGTGGCACTGCCAGTGTATTGATTGGCTTGCAATCATTCGCCGAGGGATTGGATTTGAAGGGTGAATTACTGACTCAAGTTCATATCCACAAAATATCGTTCCCGCCTATCGACAGCCCAGTGATCCTCACGGAGGGGGAGTGGCTGAAGTCACTGAAGCGCTACCCATTTGAGGTGCAAAGTTTGCCAAGCGCCTCGTTTAACCTGATTCAGCAGGTCGGGCGGCTGATCCGTAGTAATCAGTGCCACGGTGAAATTGTAATTTATGATCGGCGTTTATTAACCAAAGGTTATGGGTCACGACTACTGGCCGCGCTACCGATCTTCCCCATTGAGCAACCCGATATGCCGGAGGGGGAAATTACCCCTATGTTAGCGCCGCCAGCTAAGCCAGCGGGGAAGAGAGGGCGTAAGAAACGGGGGTAAAGTTTGGTTTTTGGCTCACTAACCCTCTTTTTACCTAATTATTTATATAAAAAGTCATTTCATCTGAAATCTTTCCCTATCGGCATAAAATCAGTGACTAAGATTAAATAAGCCGCTGGGGAGCTGACCCTAACAAGTTAAGTCTGGTAGTACCTTCGGCGTAAATAGCGGGTGGTGGGTTAGCGGTTGCGCTAACTGCTATCGACATATTTATCAGGCAGGGGTGAAGCAGCATGAAACAGCTAATGGCAGAGTTTATTGGCACTTTCTGGTTGGTGTTAGGCGGGTGTGGTAGCGCAGTTTTGGCGGCTATGTTCCCGGTGGCGGGGATTGGATTTCTCGGGGTGGCACTGGCATTTGGCCTGACGGTGGTCACCATGGCTTATGCATTGGGGCATGTCTCTGGCGCGCATTTTAACCCGGCGGTATCACTGGGCTTATGGGTCGGTGGCCGCTTCTCTGGTTCGCAATTGATCCCCTATATCGTGGCGCAGGTGCTAGGCGGGCTAGCGGGTGCGACAATTTTGTACTTAATCGCCAGTGGTAAAGCGGGTTTTGATGTCACTGCCGGATTCGCCAGCAATGGTTTTGGTGAGCGCTCACCGGGGGGGTATAGCTTACAAGCGGTGCTGGTGGCCGAGGTGGTGCTGACCATGGGGTTTGTGATGGTTATTATGGGGGCGACCGATACACGTTCTCCGGCTGCTGCGGCCCCACTGGCTATCGGGTTATGTCTCACACTTATTCATTTAATTAGCATCCCGGTGGATAATACCTCGGTAAATCCTGCACGTAGCACCGGCGTGGCGATCTTTGCCGGGGGGGTTGCCTTACAACAATTATGGGTATTCTGGCTCGCCCCTTTGGTGGGGGGAGCGCTGGGCGGTGCCATCTATCGTGTTCTGTTCAGCCCACCGGAAGAGCTGAGTAAGCCGCACTAATCTTCAGGCCACTGCTGTAATTATCTCAGCAGTGGCCTGCTCTCACGTCACCCCCCTCATAAACCCACCAGTGACAGGTCACTAAAAGCAACATAGCCGATTGATATCCTTGATGCATTGGTTGCGGCTGTTACATCACAACCGAGTGGTAACTATTGGGCTATATCTATTACTATCAGTGATAGAGTTTCGCTAATATTTAACCTGATTTATATTTAACAGATCATGACAGGGGTAATACCGCACCATGGATTACAGCAAAATTATCAAAGAGATTGGGCGCGGTAAGAACCATGCCCGCGATCTGGATCAACCGACGGCTTATGAACTGTACAAAGCCATGTTGGCAGAGCAAGTCCCGGCGCTGGAGTTGGGTGGCATCCTGATCGCCTTTCGGATCAAAGGTGAATCTGAACAGGAGATTTTGGGCTTTTATCAGGCGATGCAAGAGCAGGTGATGGCACTGCGCGCACCGGCGGGCCACCCGTTACCGGTGGTGATCCCAAGCTATAACGGCGCTCGCAAGCAAGCCAATCTAACCCCCTTACTGGCGCTGTTACTCTCGCGTCTTGGTCTGCCGGTGGTGGTACACGGTGTGACCGAAGACAGCAGCCGGGTGACCAGTGCCGAGATTTTCCAACAGCTGAATATCCCGTGGTCACTCACCGCAGCAGAAGCCCAACAGCGGCTAGATAGCGGATTGCCCGTGTTTATCCCGGTGTCCGCACTCTCCGCGCCGTTGGATAATCAATTACAGCAACGCTGGCGTATGGGGGTGAGAAACAGTAGCCACACGTTGGCAAAACTGGCCACGCCATTCATTCATGATGAAGCACTGCGGCTAGCCAGTGTGTCCCACCCTGAATATATGCAAAAAGTCGGGGGATTCTTCCAGGCGATCAATGCACCCGCGCTGTTGCAGCAAGGCACTGAAGGGGAGGTTTATGCCAGCCCATTACGTAGCTCGCCGATTCATTATATCAATGGGGGCGAACAGCAGATTTTACTCGATCGCCAACCAGAGCTGACGGAATCTGAGCTGCCCGCGTCGAAAGAGGCGGCGGTAACCGCAGGTTGGATTGAGCGCTGTCTGGCGGGCGAGGTTCCAATCCCTGACGCGATTCAAAAACAGCTGGCGTGCTGCTTAGTGGCGGCAGGGCGGGCTGACTCTGTTGAGCAAGCGCTGCAACAGATTGAAAAGATCTAGTTTTTCTCGTGGTTGTCTGATCTGCTCGTGGTTTGTTGTCTGATCTGATAGTGCCAGACTGAGGGGGGACTCTTTGACTCTCTTCATCTAACTTAACAACAGGAAAAATCAAAATGAAAGTGATGATTATCGGGGCCAGTGGAACCATTGGGCGTGCAATAGTAGAAAAGTTGAAGAGCAGGCATGACATCATCTGTGTTGGAAAAACGCAGGGCGATTTGCAGGTTGATATCAGGGATGAGGAGAGTGTGCGTGCCCTGTTTAAGCAAAGCGGCCATGTTGATGCCATTGTGGCTGCCACAGGAAATGTTCACTTTGGGCCATTTCGCGAGATGACGGCTACACAGTTTCAATCTGGGCTGCATGATAAACTCATGGGGCAGGTACAACTGGTGATGATCGGCAAGGACTACCTGAATCCTGGGGGTTCCTTTACCCTAACCACCGGAATACTGGCGCAGAATGCCATCCGCGATGGGGTGAATGCCACCACAGTGAATGCCGCATTGGAAGGTTTTGTCAGCGCGGTAGCCAATGAGCTGCCGGGATTACGGATTAACGCGGTTAGCCCAACCATACTGACCGAAGCTGAAGAGAGCTACGGCCCCTTCTTCCCGGGATTTGAAAGTGTTCCGGGCAGCCGGGTGGCCATGGCGTATCAGCGCAGTATTGAAGGGATCGAGAGCGGTAAAATTTACCGTGTTTGGTAATCACTGACCGTTACAGCCTCTGTCACGGTAGCGGTGTGGTTATTGAGTGAATATACCCACGGCCCTGATAAAGCGGGGGACTTCCGCTGTCCCCCGCTTGTAGAGCAGTTACTTCAGTTGGCGCAGTTTCGGCCGCTCCGGTAGGGTGTAACTTACATTACCCGCCACCCCGGCTGGGGGGCTGCCCGTCACGGACGACCAGGAGGTTGGAACACCGGCATCATCCAGTACGGCAAGGACTCCGTAACCGCCGTAGACTGCCCGTAGGTTATGCAGTGCGGTAATCTCGGTCGGCACTGTGCCGCCAAGGTCAGGATTCCCCCAAGCCACCACGCTGCCGTTGGCGCGCAGAGCCGCAAAAGCATACGAGCTCCCGACCAGTAGGACAATATCGCTCAGGCCAGCCACCTCCTTGGAAACCGTCCCCCCACGGGCAGGATCCCCCAGGCCACCACGCTGCCATCCGCCCGCAGCGCCGCAAAGGCACTCCCACTCCCGACCAGTTGGACAATATCGCTCAGGCCTGCCACTTCCGACGATACCGTGCCCCCACTGTCTGAGCTCCCCCAGGCCACCACGCTGCCGTTGGCGCGCAGCGCCGCAAAGGCAGTCTCCCCTGCGACCACCTGCACAATATCGGTCAGGCCCGCCACTGAGCTCGTGTCGCCACCGAACGCGTAGTAGGGATAGGCCACCACGCTGCCGTTGGCGCGCAGCGCCGCAAAGGCATAATCACCCCCGACCACCTGCACGATATCGCGCAAGCCCGCCACCGCCGGCGATACAGTACCCCCATCGTCGGGATTTCCCCAGGCCACCAAGCTGCCATCTGCCCGCAGCGCCGCAAAGGCCGACAAGCCCCCGACCACCTGCACAATATCGCGCAGGCCCGCCACCGCCGGCGGCACTGTGCCCCCATTATTGGCATCCTTCGCCCAAGCCACCACGCTGCCGTCCGCACACCGTGCCGCTAAGGCACTCCCCCCCGCGACCACCTGGACGATATTGCGCAGGTTAGCTACCGCTGGTGGTACTTTGCCCCCGGCGAAGTCATACCCCCAGGCTGCCACGCTGCCGTTGGCGCCCAGTGCCTCAAAGGTAGACTGACCCCCGACCACCTGGACAATATCGCGCAGGCTGGCCACCGTGGCTGCGTCGCCCGGGTAATCGTAACCCCCCCAGGCCGCCACGCTACCGTCATTGAGCACCACCGCACAGGCACCACTAGACAGGGCTATGTTCTGCGGTCGTAACCGCACCACCTCGGTGCCGACGCTGACGACCAGTTCCAGCTCTGGGTGGGTATCGATAAAGCGCACGTCAGTGCTCACCTCGGGCAGCCCCTCATACTGCCAGTGCGCCTTGAGCAGCGCCCGGGTGGTCTGGTCCTGGGCCACCAGACAGCCCGAACCCTGATGATAGGAGGCCGAACTACCTCTGGCCCCCACCACCCACAGATTGCCG comes from Yersinia bercovieri ATCC 43970 and encodes:
- the aqpZ gene encoding aquaporin Z gives rise to the protein MKQLMAEFIGTFWLVLGGCGSAVLAAMFPVAGIGFLGVALAFGLTVVTMAYALGHVSGAHFNPAVSLGLWVGGRFSGSQLIPYIVAQVLGGLAGATILYLIASGKAGFDVTAGFASNGFGERSPGGYSLQAVLVAEVVLTMGFVMVIMGATDTRSPAAAAPLAIGLCLTLIHLISIPVDNTSVNPARSTGVAIFAGGVALQQLWVFWLAPLVGGALGGAIYRVLFSPPEELSKPH
- a CDS encoding RCC1 domain-containing protein, coding for MDILPWPGMAGGQYVTLRWWGVLPDINLLGPNYNKGKAVSAGTVDKVITFPVDIATYLKPYADGGTLYLSYDVDGVYSEEEHIGVDVPPVSQLAAPEIEEALAGEIDPLEPELLTLTVPPWPGMAAKDKLSYLWRGSPPSGDPVTLTDSMPVPRALVGEPVSFDCEAAEGAQPFDGGTVEVWYEVEPVAGGDTQVSLHQTYRVGEAAPLTAPVIEEADGDQLDPERLIGGAQVRISYPLIAAGDRVQLEWMPVDAVGTPGQVYKSPANLVSTVDVAQGYIRVQVPTAQIDPYLGGSVDLRYAVNDDRLSAITHYGIQKLVHVGNLWVVGARGSSASYHQGSGCLVAQDQTTRALLKAHWQYEGLPEVSTDVRFIDTHPELELVVSVGTEVVRLRPQNIALSSGACAVVLNDGSVAAWGGYDYPGDAATVASLRDIVQVVGGQSTFEALGANGSVAAWGYDFAGGKVPPAVANLRNIVQVVAGGSALAARCADGSVVAWAKDANNGGTVPPAVAGLRDIVQVVGGLSAFAALRADGSLVAWGNPDDGGTVSPAVAGLRDIVQVVGGDYAFAALRANGSVVAYPYYAFGGDTSSVAGLTDIVQVVAGETAFAALRANGSVVAWGSSDSGGTVSSEVAGLSDIVQLVGSGSAFAALRADGSVVAWGILPVGGRFPRRWLA
- the dinG gene encoding ATP-dependent DNA helicase DinG, producing the protein MALSPAVKEQISQWYKALSQQIPDFISRAPQRQMIAEVAKTLAGDAGRHLAIEAPTGVGKTLSYLIPGIAIGRAESKPLVVSTANVALQDQIYSKDLPLLKKIIPDLKFTGAFGRGRYVCPRNLAAMCTDVSGQGDLSLFLGDELAPANGEEQATCLALTKSLNSHLWDGLRDHHQLSLSDSLWAKLSTDKANCLGRNCHYFRECPFFIARKEIESADVVVANHALVMAALETESVLPSPKELLLVLDEGHHLPDVARDALEIEGEITAVFANMQLDMIVRLVDQCMVQYRPKSPPSLSNPERLKDHCEQLRELMLSVEQQVNQLLPADGSPAVYRFEMGELPGSLTEDCAKLFKLTDALRGLAEFVLNDLSEQTGKHDIVRLHRAIIQMSRTLGYLEAMSKLWRLAAMAKASNAPISKWITRDYRENQTHLYFHCVGIRVSDQLDKMLWRKVPHVIVTSATLRSLNSFARLQELSGLSEKAGDRFAALSSPFNHIEQGKLIIPKMRFEPTMAHEAEHLAEMAHFFRAQQASGRHKGMLILFSSHRAMQTFLSHVTDLRLMLLVQGDQPRYRLVEEHRKRVNSGTASVLIGLQSFAEGLDLKGELLTQVHIHKISFPPIDSPVILTEGEWLKSLKRYPFEVQSLPSASFNLIQQVGRLIRSNQCHGEIVIYDRRLLTKGYGSRLLAALPIFPIEQPDMPEGEITPMLAPPAKPAGKRGRKKRG
- a CDS encoding short chain dehydrogenase, which encodes MKVMIIGASGTIGRAIVEKLKSRHDIICVGKTQGDLQVDIRDEESVRALFKQSGHVDAIVAATGNVHFGPFREMTATQFQSGLHDKLMGQVQLVMIGKDYLNPGGSFTLTTGILAQNAIRDGVNATTVNAALEGFVSAVANELPGLRINAVSPTILTEAEESYGPFFPGFESVPGSRVAMAYQRSIEGIESGKIYRVW
- the ybiB gene encoding DNA-binding protein YbiB — translated: MDYSKIIKEIGRGKNHARDLDQPTAYELYKAMLAEQVPALELGGILIAFRIKGESEQEILGFYQAMQEQVMALRAPAGHPLPVVIPSYNGARKQANLTPLLALLLSRLGLPVVVHGVTEDSSRVTSAEIFQQLNIPWSLTAAEAQQRLDSGLPVFIPVSALSAPLDNQLQQRWRMGVRNSSHTLAKLATPFIHDEALRLASVSHPEYMQKVGGFFQAINAPALLQQGTEGEVYASPLRSSPIHYINGGEQQILLDRQPELTESELPASKEAAVTAGWIERCLAGEVPIPDAIQKQLACCLVAAGRADSVEQALQQIEKI